The DNA region CCAGCGGTTCCTGGAAGTGATAGGCGACGGTATCGGCGTCGATCTGGGAGAGGTGACCCTCCTGTGCGCGCACCACGCCGGCGAAGTAGCGGAAGTGGTCGACCGTCAAAGGCAGGTCGGCGGCGAGGGTTTCGCGGACCGGCTTGCCGTTCTCCCAGGTTTCGGCGACCGCGAGGCGCTCCAGGTTCGCCTCGATCCGGTCGGCGATCTTGTTGAGGATATTGGCACGATCGGTCACCGAGGTGGCACCCCAGGCGTCGGTCGCACGGTGCGCGGCCTCCAGCGCCATATCGATGTCCGCGGCGCTCGAACGCGCCACCTCGCAGAAGGTTTCGCCGTCGATCGGGGAGGGATTGTCGAAATATCTGCCCTCGATCGGCGCTTTCCACTCGCCGCCGATGAAATTGTCATAGCGGCGGTCGAAGCTGACGATGCTCCCGTCGGTGCCGGGTTTTGCGTAGATCATGGCGCGGCTCCTGATCACGTATCTGCGGTGACGGGGGCCACTATGAACCGCGAAGGTTGGCGGGAGGTTGGCGGGAGGTTGGCGAAACGTTGCTGAGTCACTGAGGGCGAAAACGACTGGAATAACCGACAATCCGGGCACCTGGCACGGAGTGCGGTCATGTGCGCAGTGCGGTGTGCAACCGTGCGGTCGCCAGGGCGCGGCGGCTGTCGCCATGGGGGAGCAGGCGCAGGGCGTGCTCGTGGATCTCGATGTCGTCGGGGCAGCGCTGACCGAAACGCAAGGCGTGCTCGGGATTCGGGTCGGCCAGCACGGCCGTGCGCAGGCAGACGTCGAGGTGCTCGCGCCACTGCACGATGCCGGGAACATCCGAATCCGGCAGCAGCGGACCGCGATACAGGCGCACCGCGGTGGTCAGGTCGCCCGCCTCCAGCGCGGCCAGCAGTTCGACCGCGTCGCAGGCGAGGGGTTCGGTGAGCATGTAGCGCCGGTCGGCTATGCGGCCGTCAGTGGCGGTGCGCAGGCGGGAGACGTCGGACTTCAGGGTGCTCGAGGATACCGACCGGTCGCCGTAGACGGCGTCGTGCAAGCGCTCGGGCGTGAAGCCATCCGGTTCCAGCGCCAGCAGCGTCAGGATCTCGAGCTGCCGCGGGCGCATCGGCACCTGCCGGCCCTGCTGGTACAGCCGCGGCACCCCCAGCGACTCCAGCCGGGTATTGCCCGCGGGGCGTTGTTGCTCGACGTGCACACGGGATTCGATGGCAGTCACCAGCGCTCGGACCGTTGTGAGGATGAGGGGATGGGAGCGATCCCAATAGGTCGACAGATCCAGCACACCCAGCTGGCGGCCGTCGGCGGCGCGAATCGGCGCGCAGTAGCAGACCCAGCCGTGCAACGCCTCGACCAGATGCTCCGCCGCCCAGACCTGCGAAGGGCGACCGCTGTGCAGCGACAACGCGATGCCGCTGGTGCCCAATGTACGGTTCGTCCCAGCATCCGCCGGGCGCGAGGTTCACCGACTCCGCACGCCGCCGAACCGACCGGTCGCCACAGCTGAAGAGTACGGTCCCGGCCTCGTCGGTGACCACCGCGATCATCCGGAATCCTCGGCCAGCGCCCGCAACTCCCCGGCCATCTCGGTGATCGGGGTGCGCAGCGGCGATTCGGCCCAGCGCGACCCCAATTCGTCCCGATCGGTACCCGGGGCCACCGCCCGCGTCGGATCGACCGTGCGCAGCGACCGCTCCCACGACTCGGCCACCTCACCACGCAGCCCCACCTCGGCGCTCGCCGGGCGGCCCAGGGAGGACGTGGTCCACCGCTCCCAGGCCTTCTCCAACTCCGCACGCTGATGCGACGCGGCGGGCAGCTGTGACATGGCGCAAACTCCTCGCGGTAAGTCCGGGCCGAGCGATATTCCATGATGGCGCGCGGTCGCGGTGCGCGGGCCGCATTCGCCGCAGTCCGTGCGCTGATTCGTTTCGGGCGGCTTCGCAGGCTTCGCCGCGGGTCGATGCCCCGGAACTCAGCTACCGGGGAGCGCGTCGAGCGCGACGAACATATAGCTCTTCTCCTCCACCCGCTGCTGGATCCGCCATTCGCCGTTCACGCGCACGAAAGTGTCGTGATACCACAGGCCACACAGCATGAGCCGGCGTTCGCCGTCGGCGGCGCCGACCATCATCGGGTTGTGGCACATGGTCCGGGCGGTGGCGTGATCGCCCTCGACCCGGATCGACGAATTACTGATCATGTGCTGGAACGCCGAGAAGTTGGGCATGACGGTGGCGAGGAATTTCTTGGTGGATTCCACGTCACCGGCCGGGCCGCCCATCGCGGTGTAATCGATATGGGCGTCCGGGGTGAAGATCTCATCCAGCATTTCCCACTGGTGGGTATCCACGGCATGGGAATAGCGGACCATCAAGTCCTCTATTTCCATGCGATCCGAAATCTCCTGCAGGGACAACATGCTGCCTCCGGGTGGCCGATAACTGTTCAGGGACGGTGGGCCAGCGTACGGCGAGGCAGGCGTTGATCTTGCCATTTCCGAAAGATACGGGGATGCAATAGATCTCGTTCGGACCGGTCTGTCATTGCGGGACCGGGGAACGGGGCGGTAGCAGCACCGCCGCGGTCAGCCTCCCCGGCCGGGCCGCCACACATGCTCGAGCAGCGCCCCGCTCCCTGTCATCGACCCGCGTCGAGGCATGGCATGGTGAGACCGTGCCCAGCATCGTCTTGGAACAGGTGAGCCTCGGCCACGGGTCGACTCCGGTGCTCGACGACGTCGACGCGGTGTTCGAGGGGGGCGCCTGTACCGCGGTGGTCGGACCGAGCGGGGCGGGCAAGACGACGCTGCTGCGGCTGCTCAATCGGTTCGGCGAGCCGGACAGCGGGCGGGTGCTGCTCGACGGGACACCGGTGACCGAACTCGACGTGCTCGCGCTGCGGCGGGAGGTGGGGCTGGTACCGCAGAAGCCGGTGCTGCTCACCGATACGGTGGCCGAGGAGGTTCGGGTCGGCCGCGCCGTCGATGGCGACACGGTGGACGAATTGCTCGGGGCGGTCGGACTGCCGGACGGGTTCGCCGCGCGACGCTGCGCCGAACTGTCCGGGGGTGAGGCGCAGCGGGTGTGCCTGGCCCGGGCGCTGGCGGTGCGGCCGCGGGTGCTGCTGCTCGACGAGCCGACCTCGGCGCTGGACGGGGCCTCGGCGCTGGCGATCGGGAGCTGATCCGGGCGCAGGTGCGCGGCGGCGGCAGTGTCGTGCTGGTCAGCCATGATCCCGGGTTCGTCGCCGAGGTGTCCGACACGGTGTGGACGCTGTCCGGCGGGCGGCTCACCCACGAGGCGGGGAAGCAGCCGTGACACAGGGGCTTTCGGTACCGGATTGGACCGGGGTCGCGGCCTCGCTGCTGCTGGTCGCGCTGGCGGCGGGTATCGCCTACCGCCAGCATCTGCATCTGACCCGGGAGCTGCTGATCGCGGCGGCGCGCGCCGGGGTCCAGTTGATCGCGGTGGGCGCGATCCTGCTGGTCCTGTTCCGGCACACCGGATTGCCGGGCGCGCTGGGCTGGGTGGCGCTCATGATCGTGATCGCCGGGCAGGTGGCCGGGCGCCGCGGCGCGGGGCTGCCGCATGCGCGGCGTTCGGCGACCATCGGCGTGGCGTTCGGGGCGTGCATCACGTTGGGGGCGCTGATCGTGCTGGGCATCATCTCGACGCAGGCCAGGGTGGTGGTGCCGGTCGGCGGGATGATCGTGTCCTCGGCCATGCAATCGACCGGAATCGCGTTGCGCCGCCTGGTCGAGGATGCGCGGCGGGCGCGCGACGCGGTGGAAGCGCGGCTGGCGCTGGGTCTTTCGGCGCGGCAGGCGTTCCTGCCGCATCAGCGCTCGGCCCTGCGCACCGCGTTGATCCCGGCCATCGACTCGACCAAGGTGGTCGGTCTGATCAGCCTGCCGGGTGCGATGACGGGTTTGATTCTGGCGGGGGTGGATCCGCTGACGGCCATCCGCTATCAGATCGTGGTGATGTACATGCTGCTCGCGGCCACCACGCTGGCGGCGCTCGCGGCGACGCGGGTGGCCGAGCGGACGCTGTTCGACGGCGCGCAGCGTCTGATCGTGCTGCCGGGCTGAATCTCCCGGAGCCACCGGCACTCTCGTGCGGACCGCAGAATCCTAATGAGTGGGATTCCAGATGCGAGTGCAGACGCCCGAAATGCCGTTATCGTTACCATGTCCTCGGTTAACTAGTTGGGGGATAGGCAGTTTCACATGGAAGCGATCGAGATCTTCATGCCATTCGGCCCCGCCGGGCTCAATCCCGCGGAGGCGCAGGCCGAAGCAGGGATGTGGTCCTGGCTGGAAGCCTATGCGCTGGTGCCGACCGAGCCCACCCGGCGACGGATGGAACGCACCCTCCCGGCGCGCATGTACGCGCTGTGGTGTCCGAGCGCGGGGGTCGAGGAGCTCACGCTGCTGAGCCAGTACACGGCCTGGGCCTTCATCGTGGACGACCAGTTCGATATCGAAATCCCCGAGCCTCCGCGGTGTTTGGAGGCCGTCACCGCCATCGAGGCCGTACTGGACGGTGCGGCATCGCCCTCGGGGTGCTGGCGATCGCCTTCGCCGAACTGTGGGACCGGCTGTGCCGGGGCCGGTCCGCGGCGTGGCGCGAGAGCGTGCGCGGCGAGATCCGGGACTGGCTGTGGACCTACTACACCGAGAGCGTCGGCCGGCTCTCGGGGAACCTGCCCGACCTCGAGACCTACCGCGCCCATCGCCGAGACGGCGTGGCGCTGTACGTGTTCCTGGACATCAGCGAGCTCGCCGAAGGGGTCGACCTGAGCGCGGCCATCCGGCATCTGCCCTCCATGCGCAGCCTGCGCGCGGCGGCCGTCGAGCACATGGGACTGTTCAACGACGTGCTGTCGGTGGCCTCCGACGAGGCGTCGGGCTACCTCTACAACTCGGTGCTGCTCGCGCAATATCACCACGGGCACGATCGAGCGCAGGCCCGGCAACTGGTCAATGGCATGCTCTCCGACTGCGTGTCGCGCATGACCGAGGCCATCGAGCGGCTGCCGACCGAACTCGACGACGCCGGAATCACCGGCCGTGACCGCGCCGACGCCCTCGCCACCGCCGCGAACTACACGGTCTACGTGCGGGCCAACCACGACTACCACTACCAGGCAGCCCGTTATACCAGCGCGCCGGCGGAAGCGCTCGAACACGGATTGCCCCTTACCTGAACCACGCCCGCCGGGTTACCGTTGCGGAACTGAAATTCGCAGGCAACCCCCCGGGTTTCAGGTTGCGGTGGGACCATGAGCTTCTTCTAAGCATTGCTACCCAGCTGCCACCGGGTGGCTGCGGTATCCGTGTCCGAGAGAGCGGGGCCGATTATGCGAGCGTCGAAACCGATCCGATTCACAGCGGGAGCGCACTCCGGGGGCAGGCGCCGATGGGGCCTGTCACGCCCGGCCGCGGCCGCCCTCGCTGGGCACGACGAAACCCGTGCCCGGGCAGCCGAATCCATAACCCGGCCGCTCGACGCCACCGCTGAGCGCAGCGCTCGTAGACAATTGAGCGAGGCCAGAGCGGCCATCGACCCCGTGCTGCGGTCCGCGGTCGGTGAGATGGCCGAGCCGTTGGACCTGATGGCCGGGTACCACTTCGGGTGGTGCGATCCCGAGGGCGCCGCGGTCACCGGCGTGCAGGGCAAGGCCTTGCGCCCGGCCCTGACCTTCGCGGCCGCGACGGCCTGCGGTGGGGATCCGGGGGAGTCGGTACACGCGGCGGCCGCGGTCGAACTGCTGCACAACTTCTCGCTGGTGCACGACGACGTGATGGACTGCGACGCCTTCCGGCACGGGCGGCCGACGGTCTGGCGGTGTGGGGCGAGACCACCGCGACGCTGCTCGGCGACGCGCTGCAGGCGGTGGCGCTCGGCGCGCTGTGCGACGGCGTGCCCGGGCCCGTCACCGGGGAGGCGGTCATCCGGCTCACCCGCGCCACCGTCGACCTGTGCCACGGGCAGTACGCGGACTGTGATTTCGAGACCCGGGCGGCGGTCACCGTCGACGAGTACCTGGGCATGGCCGCGGGGAAGACCGGTGCGCTGCTGGGGTGTGCCTGCGCACTGGGTGCGTTGTGCGCCGGGGCCGACGATCGCGTGGTGTCGGCGATGCACACGTTCGGTTCGGAACTGGGTCTGGTCTTCCAGCTCGTCGACGATTTCATCGACATCTGGGGTGATCCGGAGGTGACCGGGAAACCGGCGCACAGCGATCTGATCCATCGCAAGCAGTCTTTCCCGGTGGTGTGCGCGCTGGAATCGGGTACCGCGGCGGGTCGTGAACTGGCTCGGCTCTATCGGACCCGGCATCCGCTGACCCCGGCTCGGGCGGCTCGGGCGGCGGATCTGGTCGAGCGAGCCGGTGGGCGGCAGCGCACGCTGCGGCGCGCGTCGACCGCGTTGGAGGCGGCCTTCGCGGCGCTGCCCGGTGATCTGGTCACGGACGATTTGACGGCATTGGCCCAGCTGGTCGCCCATCGCGATCACTGAACAGCGTGCCGCGGTGCGGGCGGGCCATAAAAACAAAGTACGTGTAACCGGCGGTTACACGTACTTTGTTTTTTGGGAATTAAATCTGATGAGGTACGCCGACTGTACCAGAGCCATCGACAATGTGGTGGTGCCCAAGCCTTGTCTGCTGTTGCAGCTGCGACCCGAGCAAGCGGCCTCCGACCAGGAGTATCACGCCATCCTGGACGCGGGCGGACTCACTCCGGCGGAGGTGGTGCGGGTCGAGATGAATCACGGCATGCCCGATCTCGACCTGGACGACTACTGGGCGGTCATCGTCGGCGGCGGCCCGAGCAATATCAGCTACCCCGAGGACCGCAAGTACGACTACCAGCGAATCTTCGAACCCGAACTGCGGAAACTGCTCATCGAGGTGGTCCGGCGCGACTTCCCCTACCTGGGCGCGTGCTACGGCTTGAGCGTGCTCGCCGAGGCGTTGGGCGGGCAGGTCAGCACCGAGAAGTACAGCGAATCACCGGGAGCCACCACCATCGAACTGACCGGCGACGCCGACACCGACCCCCTGCTGCGCGGACTTCCGGAAGCCTTCCGCGCCTTCGTCGGTCACAAGGAGTCCTGCCAGGACGTCCCCCCCGGGAGCGACGCTGCTGGCCGGCTCCGAGGGTTGCCCCGTCCAGGCGGTACGGGTGGGCGAGCACGTCTACGCCACCCAATTCCACCCCGAACTCGACGGAGAAGGCCTGGCCCTGCGCATCGAAATCTACCGCCACGACGGCTATTTCGACCCCGCCGAGGCCGACTACCTGACCGAACTGGGGCATCGCGAGCACATCATGGTGCCGCAGGAGATCCTGCGGCGTTTCGTCGCCCGCTACCGGGGCTGAGACCGCGCAGCCCGGACCGAGACCGGTCCGGGCTGTCGTTCCGCGGCGATTCAGTTGTCGTGCACGGCGATCAGGCCCGGGATGACGCCGAGGTAGGCGGTGCCGTTGGGGCCCAGGGTGATTCCGGCGTAGTTGTTGTTGAAGCCGGGGCCCGTTCCGGTCAGGTGTTTCCAGACCGTGGCTCCGGTGCGGAAGTCCAAGGCGGTGAAGTACCAGGGGTCGGTCGCTTCGTCGCCTTTGGTGTAGGTGTAGATCAGGCCGGTGGCCAGGGACAGTTTGGGGACGACGGTGGGGGCGGCCTCGGTGGTGTTGGCCCAGGCCTGGTGGCAGCCGTTGCCGTCAGGGTCGATGTCGATGCGGGCGAAGCCGGGGGTGGTGGTCTTGCCCAGGAGGGTGGCCTCGGGACCGGTGTAGCCGTAGTTGTTTTCGACGATCAGCGAATTGCCGGCGCTGATCAACGAGTTCTCGGTGTCACTGGCGCCCGCGCCGAAGACCGGGACGGCGCAGACCTGTCGCTGCGCGGCGTCGGCCGGGCTGCGGTAGACGACGACGTTCATCGGGTCGGCGTCGTCGGTGATCGCGACGTAGCCGCCGGACAGGATGGTGGGGGTGGTGCCGGTGCCGTCGTCGACCTGTCCCGGCTTGTGTTGGCCGCTGTTGGCGTAGGTGGTGCGCCAGGTGACGACGGGCTCACCGGCGGGGCCGGCGTCGAAGCGCAGCAGTTCGCGGTTGGTGGCGATGTAGACGTCACCGTCGGCGCCCACCGCGAAGGAGTTCTCGATCTCGCCGTTCGCGCCGTCGCCGAGGCGGATCACCTGTGTCGCACCGGTATTCAGGTCCAGCGTGCCGACCACGCCGTTGCTGCGGGCGACGAACCACAGCAGGCCGTTGCTGTCGGGCAGTGCCGAGTTGAAGGTCTCGCCGGGGCGCAGGACCCCGGTCAGGTCGTGGTCGTGCACGACGGTGAAGCCGTCACCGGCGGCGTTCTCGGCGAAGACGCGGATGTGGCCGTCGCGGGAGGCGACCACGGCGCGATCCTGGTTGTCGAGGTAGAAGTAGGCGCCGCCGGTGAAGTTGCCGAACGCTCCCGGGCGCAGGAACGCGCCGGGGTCTCCTGGTAGAGCGCTGCGGCCCAGCACATTCAGGGTGACGGGGTCGAGCAGGTACAGCGCGGGGGACGGGCCGATGCAGGTGGTGACGATCCGTCCGGCGTGATCGAAGGTGATCGATCCGCACTCCCCGCCGACCACCGACGAGACCACGCGCGGGTCGTGCCCGAGCGGTCCGGGGCGGGTGGTGGTGTTGCTCATCCAGCCGTCGTCGTGGATGCCGGAGCTGCCGTTGGGGGCGAGGTAGGGATGCTGCGGAACCGGCGGCAGATCGGTGATCGGTTGCGCCACTGCCGGATTGCCGAGGAACACCGGCGGCGCGGCGGGCACGGCCGGGATCGGGACCGCGCCGGCGGTGGCGGCCACGGCGGCGAACAGGGTGGCGGTCGCGCCGCCTACGACGCCGCCCCGGAAGCTATTTCGCACCGATGCCGTCCCGCAGGAAGTCGGCGAGCTGCTCACCGAAGGGTTTCGCGGTCTGGGTGAAGTAATCGTTCCATCCGTCCTGTTGCGCCTGCTGCAGATTCGCGGGCAGTGGCTGCTGGAGCTCGGTGCGCACCGCCTCGTCGTGCAATCGGCTCATGGTGTCACGCAGGCCGCCGCCGATGGCGGCGGTGTTGTCGAGTTCGAGGCCGCCTTCCCGGGTGGAGTAGTCGTAGAGCTCGTACTCCTCCTGCTGGGCGGGGTCGATCCGCGAAGTGCCCGGCGCCCAATGTGAGTAGCGGACGAATTTCGCGTCGGCGGTGCGCAGCGCGATCACGTGTCCCGGTGCGTCGCCGTTGAATCGGACCGCGGCCTCCTCGATGGAGTGCTCGTCGGTGGTGTGCAGGATCCAGGGCCGCCCGGGGGCGCGCGGATCGCGGGCCACCGCGGCGATGTCGTGCCGTCCGGCCAGGTGCGCGTACCGGTCGTCGCTGCGCCAGCCCGTGCCGCCGGTACCGATGGTCAGCAGCAGGGCCGCCAGGTCGACGCTGGAGGTCAGGTGCTCGCGGGTGCCGGGGGCCGGAGTGAGCAGCCCGCGGGGATCGTGGATGTACAGCGGCACCCGGATGGCCTCGTCGTACGCGCCGCCGCCCTTGCCGTGCAGGCCGTGCGATCCCGCGTAGTCGCCGTGGTCGGAGGTGAAGACCACCACGGTGTTGGCGGCGACCTCGGGCCGGGCGTCCAGCGCGGCGAGGACGCGGCCGATCTGGATGTCGACCTGCTGCTGGAACCAGAGATAGAGGTTGCGCATGTCGATCCACTCCTGGTCGGCGCCTGGCGTGCCGTACGGGGCCAGCCCGAACGTCGCCGCGGACACTTCCACCAGGGCCTTCTGCAGTCGAGGCTTGCGCGACAGCTGCTCGAGGGTCTCGAAGTTGCCGGGCAAGTCGTTGATCCAGCGCGGAATGTTGTTGTTGGCCAGCGTGCGTCGCGTCCAGCGCGGCCACCACTGGATGTCGTGCGGATTGACCAGCGACACCGTCGAGCACCAGGGGCCCTGTGCCGCATCGGAATCGAACCAGCCGGCGAACTCGTCGACGATGCGCCCGTCCATCTGCAGGCCCTGTTCGGGCGCGCCGTTCGGGGAGGGGTAGGTGCCGCCGTCGAAGCCGTAGCGGTCCAGCCCGCCCGGGGTGGTGTCGGCGTAGTGGCCCAAATGCCATTTGCCCCACCACGAGGTGCGATAGCCCTGCTCACGCAGCATCGAACCCCAGGTGGGGAAGCCCGCCGCGAGTTCGGACTGCGAGGTCGACAGGCATCCGGTCTGGTGGGCGTACAGGCCCGTCACGAGGACGCCGCGGGAGGGCGTGCAGTCGTTGGCGGCGGTGTAGTGCTGCTCGAACGAGACCGACTTGTTCCGCAGCGCAGCGATATTCGGCAGCACGGTGTCGAGGACGGACTGCTCGGGGAACCACATCGGGGCGCGCATCTCGTCGACCAGGACGACGAGGATATTGGGCTTGCCGGGGTCGACGTCCAGACGGTCCGGCGTGGCGGCGGCCGGTCCGGCGGCAGCGACCGCCGCGGCGGTCGCGCCCGCCGCCGCACCGGTGCCGAAAAAGCTCCTCCT from Nocardia tengchongensis includes:
- a CDS encoding nuclear transport factor 2 family protein, whose translation is MLSLQEISDRMEIEDLMVRYSHAVDTHQWEMLDEIFTPDAHIDYTAMGGPAGDVESTKKFLATVMPNFSAFQHMISNSSIRVEGDHATARTMCHNPMMVGAADGERRLMLCGLWYHDTFVRVNGEWRIQQRVEEKSYMFVALDALPGS
- a CDS encoding ATP-binding cassette domain-containing protein — encoded protein: MPSIVLEQVSLGHGSTPVLDDVDAVFEGGACTAVVGPSGAGKTTLLRLLNRFGEPDSGRVLLDGTPVTELDVLALRREVGLVPQKPVLLTDTVAEEVRVGRAVDGDTVDELLGAVGLPDGFAARRCAELSGGEAQRVCLARALAVRPRVLLLDEPTSALDGASALAIGS
- the fetB gene encoding ABC transporter permease, which codes for MTQGLSVPDWTGVAASLLLVALAAGIAYRQHLHLTRELLIAAARAGVQLIAVGAILLVLFRHTGLPGALGWVALMIVIAGQVAGRRGAGLPHARRSATIGVAFGACITLGALIVLGIISTQARVVVPVGGMIVSSAMQSTGIALRRLVEDARRARDAVEARLALGLSARQAFLPHQRSALRTALIPAIDSTKVVGLISLPGAMTGLILAGVDPLTAIRYQIVVMYMLLAATTLAALAATRVAERTLFDGAQRLIVLPG
- a CDS encoding terpene synthase family protein, whose product is MLAIAFAELWDRLCRGRSAAWRESVRGEIRDWLWTYYTESVGRLSGNLPDLETYRAHRRDGVALYVFLDISELAEGVDLSAAIRHLPSMRSLRAAAVEHMGLFNDVLSVASDEASGYLYNSVLLAQYHHGHDRAQARQLVNGMLSDCVSRMTEAIERLPTELDDAGITGRDRADALATAANYTVYVRANHDYHYQAARYTSAPAEALEHGLPLT
- a CDS encoding sulfatase-like hydrolase/transferase; protein product: MISRRSFFGTGAAAGATAAAVAAAGPAAATPDRLDVDPGKPNILVVLVDEMRAPMWFPEQSVLDTVLPNIAALRNKSVSFEQHYTAANDCTPSRGVLVTGLYAHQTGCLSTSQSELAAGFPTWGSMLREQGYRTSWWGKWHLGHYADTTPGGLDRYGFDGGTYPSPNGAPEQGLQMDGRIVDEFAGWFDSDAAQGPWCSTVSLVNPHDIQWWPRWTRRTLANNNIPRWINDLPGNFETLEQLSRKPRLQKALVEVSAATFGLAPYGTPGADQEWIDMRNLYLWFQQQVDIQIGRVLAALDARPEVAANTVVVFTSDHGDYAGSHGLHGKGGGAYDEAIRVPLYIHDPRGLLTPAPGTREHLTSSVDLAALLLTIGTGGTGWRSDDRYAHLAGRHDIAAVARDPRAPGRPWILHTTDEHSIEEAAVRFNGDAPGHVIALRTADAKFVRYSHWAPGTSRIDPAQQEEYELYDYSTREGGLELDNTAAIGGGLRDTMSRLHDEAVRTELQQPLPANLQQAQQDGWNDYFTQTAKPFGEQLADFLRDGIGAK